Proteins found in one Brevibacillus brevis genomic segment:
- a CDS encoding carbamoyl phosphate synthase small subunit, with protein MRARLILEDGTEFIGTAFGATKESYGEVVFNTGLTGYQEVLSDPSYCGQIVTMTYPLIGNYGINRDDFEAVRPYIHGFVVREHCEAPSNWRNTNTLDELLKTYDIPGIAGIDTRMLTRKIRYHGTMKGMITTSEAPLAELVAALNGTTLMTDQVSRVSTKSVFSCPGTGHRVVLVDFGAKHGILRELTKRNCDVVVVPYNVTAEEIRRIQPDGILLSNGPGDPKDVPQAVEMIREILGEYPLFGICLGHQLFALASGADTTKMKFGHRGGNHPVKELPTGRTYITSQNHSYAVKEDSLASTELEVTHIALNDGTIEGVRHAAKNAFSVQYHPEAAPGPYDSGYLFDQFLAMMETAKEEKTHAKTR; from the coding sequence ATGCGTGCAAGATTGATCTTGGAAGACGGAACAGAATTTATCGGGACGGCATTTGGAGCGACAAAGGAGTCCTACGGGGAAGTGGTTTTCAATACAGGGCTGACTGGCTATCAGGAGGTTTTGTCCGACCCATCCTACTGCGGACAGATCGTCACCATGACATACCCGCTAATCGGAAATTACGGGATCAATCGGGACGACTTTGAAGCTGTTCGTCCATACATTCACGGCTTCGTTGTTCGCGAGCATTGCGAGGCACCGAGCAACTGGCGCAATACCAACACACTCGACGAACTGCTGAAAACATACGACATCCCGGGCATTGCTGGAATCGACACCCGGATGCTTACGAGAAAAATTCGTTACCACGGCACGATGAAGGGCATGATTACAACCAGTGAAGCCCCGTTGGCTGAATTGGTTGCTGCCTTAAACGGCACGACATTGATGACAGACCAAGTATCACGCGTTTCTACGAAAAGCGTCTTCAGCTGCCCGGGTACAGGTCATCGGGTAGTACTGGTAGACTTCGGAGCCAAGCACGGGATTTTGCGCGAGTTGACCAAGCGCAACTGCGACGTTGTCGTTGTGCCTTACAATGTGACAGCAGAAGAGATTCGCCGCATTCAACCGGACGGAATACTTTTGTCCAATGGCCCTGGGGACCCGAAGGACGTACCACAAGCCGTAGAGATGATTCGCGAAATCTTGGGTGAATATCCGCTGTTCGGAATTTGCCTCGGTCACCAACTGTTCGCGCTTGCATCTGGCGCTGACACGACGAAAATGAAATTCGGACACCGTGGCGGCAACCATCCGGTAAAAGAGCTGCCAACCGGACGCACCTATATCACATCCCAGAACCACAGCTATGCAGTCAAAGAAGACTCGCTCGCAAGCACGGAACTGGAAGTTACACATATCGCACTGAATGATGGCACCATCGAAGGCGTACGTCATGCCGCTAAGAATGCATTCTCAGTACAGTACCATCCAGAAGCAGCTCCAGGACCGTATGATTCCGGCTACCTGTTCGACCAGTTTCTTGCGATGATGGAAACCGCTAAGGAGGAAAAAACTCATGCCAAAACAAGATAA
- a CDS encoding dihydroorotase, whose product MGIILGNGNVLNQAGELTPMEILVEKGRITAMGETLDREGHEWIDCHGGMISAGLIDVHVHLREPGFEHKETIETGAKAAVQGGFTTVACMPNTRPSIDSVETVTYILDKASEAGMARVIPYGAITVRQLGKELTDFAGLKEAGIFALTDDGVGVQSTAMMKKAMQKAAELGIAIVAHCEDEDLLIPGAALHDGVVAARHGLPGIPSESESIHVGRDILLAEQTGVHYHVCHISAKESVRLVRDGKRAGVNVTCEVSPHHLLLCDEDIPDNLDTNWKMNPPLRSREDRAALIAGLKDGTIDMIATDHAPHTQEEKANGINRAPFGIVGLETAFPLLYTNLVQSGELTLKKLVELLTVKPAEAFNLPYGRLEVGAPADLTVIDLETEKTIDPSTFASKGINTPFAGWACKGWPTLTLVDGKIVYQNV is encoded by the coding sequence ATGGGAATCATCCTTGGCAACGGCAACGTACTAAATCAGGCGGGGGAACTCACCCCGATGGAAATATTGGTAGAAAAGGGAAGAATCACAGCGATGGGGGAAACACTCGATCGCGAGGGACATGAATGGATCGATTGTCATGGCGGCATGATTAGCGCGGGTCTCATCGATGTCCACGTACATCTGCGCGAGCCAGGCTTTGAACATAAAGAAACGATCGAAACAGGGGCAAAAGCAGCGGTACAAGGCGGATTTACAACAGTAGCATGCATGCCGAACACACGACCGTCCATTGATAGTGTCGAGACCGTGACCTACATTTTGGACAAAGCGAGCGAGGCAGGTATGGCGCGCGTGATCCCATATGGTGCGATTACCGTTCGCCAATTGGGAAAAGAGCTGACGGATTTCGCTGGGTTAAAAGAAGCGGGGATCTTCGCGCTGACAGATGACGGTGTGGGTGTGCAATCAACTGCGATGATGAAAAAGGCCATGCAAAAAGCAGCAGAGCTCGGGATCGCAATCGTCGCTCACTGTGAGGACGAAGACCTGTTGATCCCGGGAGCAGCTTTGCATGACGGGGTGGTTGCAGCTCGACATGGACTCCCGGGAATTCCTTCTGAATCAGAGTCCATCCACGTTGGCCGCGATATTTTGCTGGCAGAACAGACAGGTGTCCACTACCACGTATGTCACATCAGCGCGAAAGAGTCGGTGCGTCTGGTACGTGACGGGAAACGCGCTGGCGTGAATGTAACATGTGAAGTCAGTCCGCATCACCTCTTGCTGTGCGACGAGGATATCCCGGACAATCTGGATACGAATTGGAAAATGAACCCGCCGCTGCGCTCTCGTGAAGATCGTGCTGCACTGATTGCGGGATTAAAAGACGGCACCATTGATATGATCGCAACCGACCATGCACCACACACCCAAGAGGAAAAAGCAAACGGGATAAACCGTGCGCCATTCGGAATCGTCGGACTGGAGACAGCATTCCCGCTCCTGTACACAAATCTCGTGCAAAGCGGAGAGCTGACCTTGAAGAAGTTGGTTGAGCTGTTGACCGTGAAGCCAGCAGAAGCATTCAATCTGCCATACGGACGTCTGGAAGTAGGCGCGCCAGCAGACCTGACTGTGATTGATCTGGAAACGGAAAAAACAATTGACCCAAGCACATTCGCAAGTAAAGGAATCAACACACCATTTGCCGGTTGGGCATGCAAAGGCTGGCCGACCCTGACACTGGTAGATGGGAAGATCGTATATCAAAACGTGTAA
- a CDS encoding aspartate carbamoyltransferase catalytic subunit — protein sequence MKNVAHLIGLKDLSKEQIIQLLERAEHWAARPTEQADILRGRFVANLFFEASTRTRFSFEVAQKRLGAHVLNFIPETSSTVKGETVYDTIRTLEAMGVEAAVIRTKKEGLLQELAESVDLKLINAGDGTNEHPTQCLLDLLTMKRKFGKLSGLTVAIIGDLRHSRVLGSHLHALPKLGVNLLLSGPTTMMPAHIPQGVKIVEMEEAVQTADVVMMLRVQLERHAESLYLSKEEYHKAHGLTLERAKMMKSGAVIMHPAPVNRGVEIHTDLVECETSLIQTQVTNGVAARMAVLETLLKGSEMTWESSLATATY from the coding sequence ATGAAAAATGTAGCGCATTTGATTGGCCTCAAAGACTTATCGAAAGAACAAATCATCCAGCTCCTCGAGCGAGCAGAGCATTGGGCTGCCAGACCAACTGAGCAAGCGGATATCCTGCGCGGACGGTTTGTCGCGAATCTGTTCTTCGAGGCCAGCACCAGAACACGCTTCTCTTTTGAAGTAGCTCAAAAGCGACTGGGCGCACATGTTTTGAACTTCATTCCGGAAACCTCCTCTACCGTAAAAGGCGAGACGGTCTATGACACGATTCGCACCTTGGAAGCAATGGGCGTGGAAGCAGCCGTGATCCGCACCAAAAAGGAAGGCCTGCTGCAAGAGTTGGCAGAAAGCGTTGACCTGAAGCTGATCAACGCGGGAGATGGAACGAATGAGCACCCGACGCAATGCCTGCTAGATCTTTTGACCATGAAAAGAAAGTTTGGCAAGCTCTCTGGTCTCACGGTAGCGATCATTGGAGATCTGCGCCACAGCCGCGTGCTCGGTTCTCATCTGCATGCGCTGCCGAAGCTCGGTGTGAATCTGCTGCTCTCAGGTCCTACTACCATGATGCCAGCCCATATCCCGCAAGGTGTCAAAATCGTGGAAATGGAAGAAGCCGTTCAAACCGCAGATGTGGTCATGATGCTGCGCGTTCAGCTGGAGCGCCATGCGGAATCCCTCTATCTATCGAAGGAAGAGTATCACAAGGCACATGGGCTCACACTGGAAAGAGCCAAAATGATGAAGTCCGGCGCAGTCATCATGCATCCGGCACCCGTCAATCGCGGGGTTGAGATTCATACCGATTTGGTAGAATGCGAAACGTCCTTGATTCAAACCCAAGTGACCAACGGAGTCGCAGCAAGAATGGCAGTTTTAGAAACTCTTTTGAAAGGGAGCGAAATGACATGGGAATCATCCTTGGCAACGGCAACGTACTAA
- a CDS encoding solute carrier family 23 protein, with protein sequence MSQKNYIDVDETPHISRLLPLSIQHLFAMFGSTVLVPILTGLDVATALMASGIGTLLFLWITKGKLPNYLGSSFAFIGPIIVVSQSHGVGTALLGCFLSGIVYIIVAGIVKKAGVKWLDRVLPPVVIASVIVVIGLSLAGVAVDMATKVTVDGQSQMSLTSIEISLVTVVITVLAAVMLRGFLGLIPILIGMVTGYVYTLLRHPELINFQKVVEADWFITPQKMFAEHFKFTEVMSVIGDGSAWIAALVIAPVAFVTLAEHLGHLLVTSKVMDRDLMKNPGLHRSLLGDGVATSLAAIIGGPPATTYGENIGVLAMTKVYSRVVIGLAAVLAIMFAFAGKISAILMTIPTPVLGGVSIILFGIIAAQGLRMYVEHKVNFADKRNMILAAVILVTGIGGYKISFASTGIAFLSDLTIDNIALSTFLGIILHLILPGKETAMGEAHLEEQK encoded by the coding sequence ATGAGCCAGAAAAATTACATCGATGTAGACGAAACACCACATATTTCGCGATTGCTGCCACTTAGTATCCAACACTTGTTCGCGATGTTCGGCTCGACTGTATTGGTGCCAATCTTAACGGGGCTGGATGTAGCAACGGCGCTCATGGCAAGCGGGATTGGAACCCTTTTGTTCCTGTGGATCACCAAAGGAAAACTGCCAAACTACCTCGGTTCTTCCTTCGCTTTCATCGGTCCGATTATCGTCGTGAGTCAATCACATGGAGTAGGGACGGCACTCTTGGGTTGCTTCCTCTCCGGGATTGTGTACATCATCGTCGCCGGTATCGTGAAAAAAGCAGGAGTCAAATGGCTCGATCGGGTACTGCCACCTGTTGTCATCGCTTCTGTCATCGTCGTGATCGGTCTGAGCCTGGCTGGCGTAGCAGTAGACATGGCAACGAAAGTCACTGTAGACGGTCAATCGCAAATGTCGCTGACTTCGATTGAAATCTCGCTCGTAACTGTGGTCATAACAGTGCTTGCAGCGGTCATGCTGCGCGGATTCCTTGGTCTTATCCCCATCTTGATCGGTATGGTTACAGGTTATGTCTACACGCTGCTGCGTCACCCTGAACTGATTAACTTTCAAAAAGTAGTAGAAGCAGACTGGTTCATCACGCCACAAAAAATGTTTGCGGAGCACTTCAAATTTACCGAAGTCATGAGTGTGATCGGTGACGGCTCTGCATGGATCGCAGCACTGGTCATCGCGCCAGTCGCTTTCGTCACGCTGGCAGAGCATTTGGGTCACTTGCTGGTAACGAGCAAGGTCATGGATCGCGATCTGATGAAAAATCCGGGTCTGCACCGCAGCTTGCTCGGAGACGGGGTAGCGACCTCACTGGCAGCCATCATCGGAGGTCCGCCAGCAACGACATATGGAGAAAACATCGGTGTCCTTGCAATGACGAAGGTATACAGCCGAGTAGTCATCGGTCTGGCTGCTGTACTGGCAATCATGTTCGCCTTCGCTGGTAAGATTAGCGCCATTTTAATGACGATTCCAACGCCGGTACTTGGCGGTGTTTCCATCATCCTGTTCGGTATCATCGCAGCACAAGGCTTGCGGATGTACGTCGAGCACAAAGTGAATTTTGCAGACAAGCGCAACATGATTCTCGCAGCGGTCATCCTCGTCACGGGAATCGGCGGATACAAAATCAGTTTTGCAAGTACAGGTATCGCTTTCCTGAGTGATCTGACCATCGATAATATCGCACTCTCTACCTTCCTGGGAATTATTCTGCACCTGATCCTTCCAGGAAAAGAGACTGCGATGGGAGAAGCGCACCTTGAAGAACAAAAATAA
- the pyrR gene encoding bifunctional pyr operon transcriptional regulator/uracil phosphoribosyltransferase PyrR translates to MINKSVIMDEAAIRRALTRIAHEIIERNKGVEDLIIVGIKTRGIYLAQRLVERIEMIENVKVPVGELDITFYRDDLQHKSEDAILQGSKLPDQITGKTVILVDDVLYTGRTVRAALDALIDNGRPRMIQLAVLVDRGHRELPIRPDFVGKNLPTARTEIVDVQLAEVDVMDIVSIRQLL, encoded by the coding sequence ATGATCAACAAAAGCGTTATTATGGATGAAGCGGCGATCCGCCGCGCACTCACGCGAATCGCGCATGAAATTATCGAGCGAAATAAAGGCGTCGAGGATCTCATTATCGTGGGCATCAAGACCAGAGGGATCTACCTCGCGCAACGCCTTGTGGAAAGAATCGAAATGATTGAAAATGTGAAAGTCCCAGTCGGTGAGCTGGACATTACGTTCTATCGTGACGATTTGCAACACAAGTCCGAAGATGCCATTTTGCAAGGCTCCAAGCTCCCGGATCAAATCACAGGCAAGACCGTGATTCTGGTAGATGATGTTCTCTACACGGGAAGAACCGTGCGTGCCGCGTTGGATGCACTGATTGACAACGGTCGCCCACGGATGATTCAACTGGCTGTTCTGGTTGATCGTGGTCATCGCGAGTTGCCAATTCGCCCTGATTTCGTCGGAAAAAACCTCCCTACTGCCCGAACGGAAATTGTCGATGTACAATTGGCAGAAGTGGACGTTATGGATATTGTCTCCATCCGACAGCTACTGTAA
- a CDS encoding VOC family protein, with protein MLKRLAHVTLYVHDCEEALRFYTEKLGFEKRMDSRMDDGSRWLTVSLPGQEIEIVLHDPTHWHREDVAQEMLRQVGKNPMWVWETDDFWSTYETLRQRGVKFVSEPNEVMYGIEVVFEDLYGNRFLLLQPVFL; from the coding sequence GTGCTAAAAAGATTAGCGCATGTAACGCTGTACGTTCACGACTGTGAAGAGGCATTGCGGTTTTACACGGAAAAACTCGGTTTCGAAAAACGCATGGATTCGCGTATGGATGATGGCTCTCGTTGGCTCACCGTCAGCCTGCCTGGGCAGGAGATAGAGATTGTACTGCATGACCCAACTCATTGGCATCGGGAAGACGTTGCGCAGGAAATGCTTCGTCAAGTCGGCAAAAATCCAATGTGGGTTTGGGAGACGGATGATTTTTGGTCCACATACGAAACACTGCGTCAACGCGGTGTAAAGTTTGTGAGTGAACCAAACGAAGTGATGTATGGCATTGAGGTTGTTTTCGAGGATCTGTATGGCAATCGTTTTTTGTTGTTGCAGCCAGTCTTCCTATGA
- a CDS encoding RluA family pseudouridine synthase, whose protein sequence is MNDTQLFERYDWTVDPADTSERIDKFITLQNEDWSRSQVQAWVKEGRVTVNGEPIKNNYKLQAEDEVTLRVPPPKEMAIQPEEMSLDIVYEDSDVVVVNKPRGLVVHPAPGHYSGTLVNGLLAHCKDLSGINGVLRPGIVHRIDKDTSGLLMVAKNDKAHMGLAEQLKAHTVNRKYVAIVHGVIPHEMGTIEAPIGRDPKNRQQMAVVFENSKPAVTHFIVLERFKEYTLVELKLETGRTHQIRVHMKYIGYPLAGDPKYGPKNTLELDGQALHAKTLGFIHPRTGEQLEFEAPMPKEMLEVIEVLRQA, encoded by the coding sequence ATGAATGACACGCAATTATTTGAACGTTACGATTGGACGGTAGACCCAGCGGATACGAGTGAGCGCATCGACAAATTTATCACGCTGCAAAATGAAGATTGGTCCCGTTCACAGGTGCAGGCTTGGGTAAAGGAAGGTCGTGTCACTGTAAATGGTGAACCGATCAAAAACAACTACAAGCTACAGGCAGAGGACGAAGTGACCCTCCGTGTTCCGCCGCCAAAAGAAATGGCGATCCAGCCAGAAGAGATGTCGCTTGATATTGTATATGAGGATAGCGATGTCGTGGTCGTGAATAAACCACGTGGACTCGTCGTGCATCCTGCTCCTGGTCATTACAGTGGGACACTCGTCAATGGGCTTTTGGCACATTGCAAGGATTTGTCCGGAATCAATGGCGTTTTGCGTCCGGGAATTGTCCACCGGATTGACAAGGATACTTCCGGCCTTTTGATGGTAGCTAAAAACGATAAGGCACATATGGGTTTGGCTGAACAATTGAAAGCACATACAGTCAATCGGAAGTATGTCGCGATTGTTCACGGTGTCATCCCGCATGAAATGGGAACGATTGAAGCACCAATCGGGCGCGATCCGAAAAATCGCCAGCAAATGGCGGTCGTTTTTGAAAACAGCAAGCCAGCTGTTACGCATTTTATCGTGTTGGAGCGCTTTAAGGAGTACACGTTGGTAGAATTGAAACTCGAAACAGGACGTACCCATCAAATTCGCGTACACATGAAGTACATTGGCTATCCACTGGCAGGTGACCCGAAATACGGTCCGAAAAATACATTGGAGCTCGATGGACAAGCTCTGCATGCGAAAACATTGGGCTTCATCCATCCACGTACAGGAGAGCAGCTCGAGTTCGAAGCGCCAATGCCGAAGGAAATGCTTGAGGTCATCGAAGTTCTCCGACAAGCGTAA
- the lspA gene encoding signal peptidase II: protein MLYYLIAAVIIALDQFTKYLVVKYMELGESIPLIADVFHLTSHRNMGAAFGILQNRRWFFIAITTVVVIGIVISLIRLGKKQPRASLALSFVLGGAVGNFIDRATSGQVVDFLDFTLIHFPIFNVADMAITIGVGILLLDVFLDGKKNR, encoded by the coding sequence TTGTTGTACTATCTCATTGCGGCAGTAATTATTGCGCTTGATCAGTTTACAAAGTATTTAGTCGTGAAGTATATGGAACTGGGAGAATCCATTCCTTTGATCGCGGACGTATTTCATCTAACTTCCCATCGAAACATGGGAGCGGCGTTTGGCATCCTGCAAAATCGACGTTGGTTTTTTATTGCCATTACCACTGTCGTTGTGATTGGGATTGTCATTTCCTTGATTCGCTTGGGAAAAAAACAACCTCGTGCATCGTTGGCGCTGTCATTTGTCTTGGGTGGAGCCGTCGGGAATTTCATTGATCGTGCGACGTCCGGTCAAGTCGTAGATTTTCTCGATTTTACGTTGATTCACTTCCCGATCTTTAACGTGGCTGATATGGCCATCACGATTGGTGTGGGGATTTTGCTTCTCGATGTTTTTCTGGATGGGAAGAAAAACCGATAG
- a CDS encoding serine/threonine-protein kinase: protein MRIDQHILKAFLQEVQVESLSPDDPVVVHHTPYPWELVGTGNYAAVFAHPDYPKVVIKLYAPGRPGAEQEIEVYRKLGETRSFPICYDYGEGYLVITRMNGIPLFDCVRFGIPIPPQVIEDVEEALEEARRKGLFPHDVHGKNVLMDQGRGYLIDVSDYYVNDTDTKWRDLRKAYYKVYLPFIKDRGWKIPLWMLEVVRKGYRLYKKGKRLFT from the coding sequence ATGCGGATCGATCAGCATATATTGAAAGCTTTTTTACAGGAAGTTCAAGTGGAGAGTCTGTCGCCAGATGATCCAGTCGTCGTACACCACACGCCATATCCCTGGGAGCTGGTCGGTACTGGCAATTATGCTGCCGTATTTGCCCATCCGGACTATCCGAAGGTAGTGATCAAGCTGTACGCACCTGGAAGACCAGGAGCCGAACAGGAAATCGAAGTCTATCGCAAGCTTGGCGAGACTCGTTCCTTCCCCATCTGTTATGATTATGGAGAAGGATACCTGGTCATTACGCGGATGAACGGCATACCCCTGTTTGACTGTGTGCGCTTTGGTATCCCGATTCCTCCGCAGGTGATTGAAGACGTGGAGGAGGCGCTAGAAGAAGCCCGCAGGAAGGGCTTGTTTCCACATGATGTCCATGGGAAAAACGTATTAATGGATCAGGGACGAGGGTATCTGATTGATGTATCGGATTACTATGTCAATGATACAGACACGAAATGGCGTGATTTACGTAAGGCGTATTACAAGGTGTATCTGCCGTTTATCAAGGATCGTGGATGGAAAATTCCATTGTGGATGCTGGAAGTCGTACGCAAAGGCTATCGACTGTACAAAAAAGGAAAGCGCTTGTTCACGTAG
- a CDS encoding phosphoglucomutase/phosphomannomutase family protein, whose product MTTIRFGTDGWRDIIADGFTVENVRIVAQAIASYTKEIGQQEQPVLVGHDTRFLGRRFAQEVAAVLTANDIRTYLVNEAAPTPAVAFGVKHFAASGAIMITASHNPPEYNGIKYIPEYAGPATPAITQRLEEWISETCQTKSVRTISLAEAKTRKLLQVIVLRPHYEAHLRRMVNMDVLKNSSLSVVVDAMHGAGMGYVSGFLSEAGVKNVGIREVPDAAFGGDLPEPNDKHLHLLKKEVVERQASLGLANDGDADRFGVVDRFGQYITPNEALVLLTYHLRKNRGLTGRIVRTVATTHLLDQMATHYGLELVETPVGFKYIGEEMRKGDVLIGGEESGGASILGHIPEKDGVLINLLLAEMCAYENKGIDQILRDVYEQFGELFHTRLDMKLPEKDQWVQQMIAKPPALIGPYQVLEIQRVDGVKLLLEEGHWVLIRPSGTEPLVRIYCEATNAAALQKLQDSIREWFLEINV is encoded by the coding sequence ATGACAACGATCCGTTTCGGTACGGACGGTTGGCGCGACATAATCGCAGATGGCTTTACTGTCGAGAATGTCCGTATTGTCGCACAAGCCATCGCCAGCTATACCAAAGAAATCGGACAGCAGGAGCAGCCTGTTTTGGTTGGACACGACACGCGGTTTCTCGGGAGACGCTTTGCACAGGAGGTTGCAGCTGTCCTGACCGCCAATGACATTCGTACCTATTTGGTGAACGAAGCAGCGCCAACGCCTGCCGTAGCCTTTGGAGTGAAGCATTTTGCAGCGAGTGGCGCAATCATGATCACGGCCAGTCACAATCCACCCGAATATAACGGCATCAAATACATTCCGGAGTACGCTGGACCCGCAACGCCTGCGATCACGCAAAGATTGGAAGAGTGGATCAGCGAAACCTGCCAGACCAAATCGGTGCGTACGATTTCCCTCGCGGAAGCAAAGACCCGCAAGCTGCTGCAAGTCATTGTGCTGCGTCCTCATTACGAGGCGCATCTGAGACGGATGGTAAATATGGATGTTTTGAAAAACTCTTCCTTGTCCGTTGTTGTCGATGCCATGCATGGTGCCGGTATGGGCTATGTGAGCGGTTTTTTGTCAGAGGCGGGGGTGAAAAACGTCGGTATCCGAGAGGTACCGGATGCAGCTTTTGGCGGAGATTTGCCTGAGCCAAACGATAAGCATTTACATTTGTTAAAAAAAGAAGTCGTAGAACGCCAAGCATCTCTTGGTCTTGCCAATGACGGCGATGCGGATCGCTTCGGAGTCGTCGACCGCTTTGGACAGTATATCACGCCCAATGAAGCACTCGTGCTGCTAACCTATCATTTGCGAAAAAATCGTGGCTTGACTGGACGCATTGTGAGAACGGTAGCAACCACGCATCTGCTGGATCAGATGGCTACGCATTATGGTCTTGAGTTGGTAGAGACGCCAGTCGGTTTCAAGTACATTGGTGAGGAAATGCGCAAAGGCGATGTGCTTATCGGCGGAGAGGAAAGTGGCGGGGCGAGTATTCTCGGTCACATCCCGGAGAAGGACGGCGTACTCATCAATTTGTTGCTTGCCGAAATGTGCGCGTATGAAAACAAAGGAATCGATCAAATACTGCGAGACGTCTACGAGCAGTTCGGCGAGCTGTTCCACACGCGGCTTGATATGAAATTGCCGGAAAAAGATCAATGGGTACAGCAAATGATCGCCAAGCCACCTGCACTCATCGGTCCTTATCAGGTTTTGGAGATTCAAAGAGTGGATGGGGTCAAGCTGTTGCTCGAGGAAGGACATTGGGTCTTGATCCGTCCGTCTGGCACAGAGCCGTTGGTGCGTATTTATTGTGAAGCAACGAATGCGGCAGCCTTGCAGAAGCTGCAAGATTCGATTCGCGAATGGTTTTTGGAGATTAATGTGTAA